One Urocitellus parryii isolate mUroPar1 chromosome 8, mUroPar1.hap1, whole genome shotgun sequence DNA window includes the following coding sequences:
- the LOC113201018 gene encoding putative vomeronasal receptor-like protein 4, which translates to MALNFAKGTTFMFLTGMGIAGNTFVLVSYIYVFRGSEKKPIHLILIHLVSADILMLFTKGTPRTIASFGLRNLGDVGCKMVVYLERVARGLSISTTSLLTVVQAITISPRASRWGRLQPRSAWRLLPLLLFCWILNSLISMNLPFYIKSTNSLNTSEFSESDNYCYFIPENWIIGRIFTGLMVFRDAVFQGVMGGASGHMVFLLHKHHQQVLHLQTSKLLHRTPPEVKAAKSVLLLMLCFLFFYWADCFVSLCSFFSLLKDCVSGSAHEFLTVGYAIVSPFLLIHRDGYLVESCRAQRKKNFEKLSISVILLVCLKSC; encoded by the coding sequence ATGGCTCTGAACTTTGCAAAAGGAACAACCTTCATGTTCCTAACAGGAATGGGCATTGCTGGGAACACCTTTGTCCTTGTGAGCTACATTTACGTTTTCAGAGGCAGTGAGAAGAAACCTATCCACCTCATTCTCATCCACTTGGtttctgcagatatcctaatgCTTTTTACCAAAGGCACACCAAGGACAATAGCCAGCTTTGGTTTGAGAAACCTAGGTGACGTAGGCTGTAAGATGGTGGTTTATCTGGAGAGGGTGGCCCGGGGCCTGTCCATCAGCACCACCAGTCTCCTCACAGTGGTCCAGGCCATCACCATCAGCCCCAGAGCCTCCAGGTGGGGGAGGCTGCAGCCCAGGTCAGCATGGCGCCTGCTTCCCTTGTTGCTCTTCTGTTGGATTCTCAATTCCTTGATAAGCATGAACTTACCATTTTACATCAAAAGTACCAACAGCTTGAACACATCAGAATTTAGTGAAAGTGACAACTACTGCTATTTTATACCAGAAAACTGGATAATTGGAAGGATTTTCACTGGTCTCATGGTCTTCAGAGATGCTGTGTTCCAGGGTGTCATGGGCGGGGCCAGTGGCCACATGGTCTTCCTCCTCCACAAGCACCACCAGCAGGTGCTCCACCTTCAGACCTCCAAGCTCCTCCACAGAACCCCCCCTGAGGTGAAGGCTGCTAAGAGTGTCCTCCTTCTGAtgctctgctttctcttcttctattgGGCAGACTGTTTTGTTtcattatgttcatttttctccttaCTGAAGGATTGTGTATCTGGAAGTGCTCATGAATTTCTGACCGTTGGTTATGCGATTGTTAGCCCATTTCTGCTGATTCACAGAGATGGATATCTGGTTGAAAGTTGCCgtgctcaaagaaagaaaaattttgagaaattatcCATTTCAGTGATCCTTTTAGTATGTTTGAAATCCTGTTAA
- the LOC113201019 gene encoding vomeronasal type-1 receptor 4-like encodes MVLNVVKGTIFVFLIGLGVVGNVLVLVNYMALFRSTMKPTHLILIHLAFTNMVTLLTRGVPRTVSSLGLRSLVDDTACKVVVYLSRVARGLSICTTSLLTVVQAITISPRASRWGRLQPRSAWHLLPLLLFFWILNSVISMNLPFYIKHIRSMNTSEVTRSDNFCYFQSQNWTIGWIFIVLMVLRDAVFQGVMGWTSSYMVFLLHKHHQQVLHLQTSKLLHRTPPEVKAAKSVLLLMLYFLFFYWTNCFMSLYVTFSIENNFIEGSAVELVDLGYAILSPLVLIHRDGHLAECRHMSVSMVLQ; translated from the coding sequence ATGGTGTTGAATGTTGTCAAGGGGACTATCTTTGTGTTTCTCATAGGACTTGGCGTTGTGGGGAACGTCCTTGTTCTTGTGAACTATATGGCCTTGTTTAGAAGCACCATGAAACCTACCCACCTCATTCTCATCCACTTGGCTTTTACAAACATGGTAACACTTCTTACTAGAGGCGTGCCAAGGACAGTATCCAGTTTGGGGTTGAGAAGCCTCGTAGATGATACAGCCTGTAAGGTGGTGGTTTACCTCAGCAGGGTGGCCCGGGGCCTGTCCATCTGCACCACCAGTCTCCTCACAGTGGTCCAGGCCATCACCATCAGCCCCAGAGCTTCCAGGTGGGGGAGGCTGCAGCCCAGGTCAGCCTGGCACCTGCTTCCCTTGTTGCTCTTCTTTTGGATTCTCAATTCCGTGATAAGTATGAACTTGCCATTTTATATCAAACACATCAGAAGTATGAACACATCAGAAGTTACTAGAAGTgataatttctgttattttcaatCTCAAAACTGGACAATTGGATGGATTTTTATTGTTCTCATGGTCCTTCGAGACGCTGTGTTCCAGGGTGTCATGGGCTGGACCAGCAGCTACATGGTCTTCCTCCTCCACAAGCACCACCAGCAGGTGCTCCACCTTCAGACCTCCAAGCTCCTCCACAGAACCCCCCCTGAGGTGAAGGCTGCAAAGAGTGTCCTCCTTCTGATGCTCTACTTTCTCTTCTTCTATTGGACAAATTGTTTTATGTCTTTATATGTCACTTTCTCCATAGAGAATAATTTCATAGAAGGAAGTGCTGTAGAACTTGTGGACCTGGGCTATGCAATCCTCAGTCCACTTGTGCTGATTCACAGGGATGGACACTTGGCTGAATGTCGGCACATGTCTGTTTCAATGGTTTTACAATAA